The following is a genomic window from Pedobacter sp. KBS0701.
CCCGATTTTTCATCGGGAATAATAACGTATAGCGGGACTGCTGTTTCCCAATAACCACTGCATTTGCTTTCTAAAAAAAGAATAATTTTAAAATCTAACTCAATAAAACCTTGCTGACCTTAAATACCTCCGATTTAACCCCTGTAGAACTACAAAACTACCTGCAGTACGCTATCGCTCCGCGACCGATCTGTTTTGCCTCAACTATTGATGCCGAAGGAAATATAAATTTAAGCCCCTTCAGTTTCTTTAATATGTTTAGTACAAATCCACCCATCTGTATTTTTTCCCCATCGAGGAGGGTACGCGATAATACCACTAAACATAGCCTGGAAAATGTACTACAGGTTAAAGAATGCGTGATCAATATTGTAAACTACGATATGGTGCAGCAGATGAGCCTGGCCAGTACCGAGTATGCAAAAGGCATAAATGAGTTTGAGAAAGCTGGTTTTACCATGCTGAAATCTGATCTGGTTTGGCCGCCAAGAGTTGCCGAGGCGCCAGTGCAATTTGAATGTGTGGTAAATGAAGTAATTTCGTTGGGTGATAAGCATGGCGCAGGAAACCTGATTCTGGCTGAAATAAAAGTAATCCACATCAAAGAAGAAATTTTAGATGAAAACGGTAGGATCGACCAGCATAAAATTGATCTGGTAGCCCGTTTGGGTGGCGACTGGTATTGCAGGGTTACAAAGGATAATTTGTTTAAAGTGGCAAAACCTTTAGCTAAATTGGGTATCGGGGTTGATCGTTTACCACAATCAGTCCGCTTTTCGAAAGTATTAACAGGAAACGATTTAGGCATGCTCGGCAATGTTGAGCAAATACCCACTGATGAGGAAATTGATCTGATCAACACAAATCCCGAAGTTAAAGAAGTACTCGATGCCACAATTGGCGACAGTACCAACCGCGAAAGGGAGTTGCATGAACTTGCGAAGAAATTTCTGAATAATGGAGATGTAGACCTTGCTTTAAAGGTTGTTTTGCTTTAAATTTATTATTGTAATCTCTTAGTTATGCACACAATTGTTCAGGTAGACCAGTACATTATTAATTCGGCAGCGTTTGCCATTCCGATTTTGGATCATTTAAGGAGTCTGGTGCATAAGGCGGATGCACGGATTGAAGAGAAAATTAAATGGGGGATGCCGTTCTTCGATTATAAAGGTACGGTTTGTCACATGGCGTCTTTCAAGCATCATTGTGCCTTTGGTTTTTGGAAAGGCTCGTTAATGCAGGATGAGTATGGCATCTTTAAAGAACATTCTGAAGCCATGGGCTTATTGGGTAAAATAAAATCTTTTGATGACCTGCCATCTGATGAGATCCTGATTGCCTATATTCAGCGAGCCATTCAATTAAATGAGGATAATATAAAACTACCACCAAAACCAAAAGCTACTGAGAAGAAAGAACTGGTTATACCTGAATATTTTATGGAAGCTTTACAAGAATACCCTGAAGCTTTAGCGACATTCCAGAATTTTAGTCCATCCAATAAAAAAGATTATGTATTGTGGCTTGAGGAAGCTAAAACGGAAGCAACCAGAATAAAAAGATTGGAAACCACTTTAGAATGGCTTGCAGAAGGCAAAACGAGAATGTGGAAATATAAAAAATAATTAAAGAATACTCACAATTTTCATGAAGCGGGCCTTATAATGACCATCAAGATCGGTAATGGTTACCTGGTGCGCTTTACCCGAAGAGGCATGAATAAATTTGATCCCGTTTTCATCAATAGAATAAACAATTCCAACATGACCGATTCTTCTTATTCTTGAATTACTGCCTGTGAAAATCAGTACGTCGCCAACTTTTGCATTTTCCAAACTGGTTTCTTTACCCGCATAGCTAAATTCTCTTGAAGAACGTGGAACTTTAAAGCCAAAATTGCTAAACACATAACTTACAAAACCAGAGCAATCAAAACCAACTTTCGGGTTACTTGTAGCATAACGATAGGGGATTCCTAACATACTTTTGGCAAAATCGATAAGGGTTGTGGAGTTTGTGGAAGAGTTGTTTTCCGTAACTGTTGCATTTTTTGGAAGGCTGGCAACTAATTTCTTTACCAGGTCCTGGTATTGAGCGGGTAAGATTGTTTGGGCTTTTCCTGCCGTGGCAGACAAAATGAAAAACAAAATCGGGATTATTATTTTCTTCATATGTTGGAGCCAAAGATATAAAAAATATCTAAAGTCGATTAAAATGTTGAAAATGAGTTAAAACAAAAAAGTCCGGGTTAACTTACCCGGACTCGAATTAAAATATTTGGCTTCGATTATATACTTGGGAACATGGTTTGCGCTTTGTCGCCGATTAACGGAAGTGGTTTTTGCTCACCATTATTCGCACTTATAGCACCCAGGATGATCAAAATAATGTAGGCAATGTAAACTGCATAACTTAAATAACCAAATATAGCAGTTGGCACAATCATAATCAGTATCGTTACCGCTACATTAAGTACAATGATGGCCAAATGAAGCAATAAAGACTGTCTTAAATGATAGCTGGACAGCGCTGTTTTATTGTCTTTGTACATAGCAAAGTACGATACCAGCCAACCGATTAAAAAGATGTAACTAACAACAGCAGCATTTTTTCCACTGTCGACTGTTTTAAAGGGAGAATTTGTTTCCATAGATTTTTTTAGTTTTTCGATGCTGCAAATTACTAAAAATTATCACATTATGGTGTAGTAACTGCTACCGGTAAAATTTTTCCATTAAAAAATTTATGTCCGGTTTTTGCAAAATCAGCAACATATTTTCCCATTTCAAAAGCCATCACCGGGCTTTGGTAACCAGGGAAAGCTGCTTCCAGCATCTCTGTCTGTGCAGATCCTAGCGCAAGGCAATTAATTTTAATTCCTGTCTCAGCCAATTCAAAAGCCAAACATTCTGTTAACGTGTGCAAGGCAGCTTTACTTGCCGAATAGGCAGAAAGCCCCGGGAATTTAACACTCCCTTGAAAACCACCCATGCTACCAATGTTTACAATGTGGCTTCCGCTTTGCATTAAAGGCAAAATATGCTGAATCATCCTGAAATGTGAGATCACGTTGCTTTGTAACATTTCGCCTAAATCAACCTCGGTGGTTTCTAAAAAAGGTTTATTAATTAAAGCGCCTGCATTGTTGATCAGGATATCAATTGTACCCAAACGTTCTTTTAAAAAAGGAATCAGGGCCGCATAATCATCATTTACTATATCAAACTCTACAGGTAAAAGGGTACAGTCGGGATTAATGCCTTTAGCAATTTCTAAGAGTTTGCGCAATTTATCTGCTGAACGGGCAATGGCAACAATCTTGTTTTCTTTATGTAAGCTAAGCTCTAAAGCGGTTTCGAAACCGATTCCGCTGCTGGCACCTGTAATTATAATATTCATTAAAAGGAATTAAAAATTGTTGTAAAGTTAAAAGGTTGAAGATATGAGAATTAAACGCTTTTATGAATTTAGCGGGTTAACAAATATTACAGTACTATTTATTTTTTCAAAATCAGCAGTATTATTTGTTAAGAGTTTCCCATTCATTACTTGCGCTGTAGCATAAATAATAGCATCTGGCAGTTTGATTTTGTTAGTTTTTCTGATAGCTATAGTCATATTTACTATAGCATCATTTAAAGGTATAACGTTTAAAGAACCAATTAGCTCGCTGATGTATTTTTCTTCCAATCTGTCTTTAAATCCATATCCAGGTAATTCCATTTTTGATATCATGGAAATAGAATAAATGATGTTTTCTGCAAATACTTTTTCGGGAGCTAAAAGTTTTTTAGATAAATAGATAACTATGTTCGTATCAAATATTACGTTCCCATTCATCTCTTAAATCACTTTGCCATTTAGATGGATCTTTAATATCCTTAAACATTAAATTGCCTTCGGTATTGTCAATTGCTTTTTTTAATTTCTGATAAGATCCCCTAGGCTCCTCAACCATATTAGGCTGATGGGTTTTGATATCAACATCTTCTACAAAAGATAATGCCTTCAGCATCTTTTCAAGAAGCGCAGCATTTTGTTCGTTATCTACTTGTACTGTGATGGTTGTCATAACGTAAAGTTAATGAAATTAAAGCGATTAATCAATCTTCCACAAG
Proteins encoded in this region:
- a CDS encoding type II toxin-antitoxin system VapC family toxin, producing the protein MNGNVIFDTNIVIYLSKKLLAPEKVFAENIIYSISMISKMELPGYGFKDRLEEKYISELIGSLNVIPLNDAIVNMTIAIRKTNKIKLPDAIIYATAQVMNGKLLTNNTADFEKINSTVIFVNPLNS
- a CDS encoding flavin reductase family protein, translating into MLTLNTSDLTPVELQNYLQYAIAPRPICFASTIDAEGNINLSPFSFFNMFSTNPPICIFSPSRRVRDNTTKHSLENVLQVKECVINIVNYDMVQQMSLASTEYAKGINEFEKAGFTMLKSDLVWPPRVAEAPVQFECVVNEVISLGDKHGAGNLILAEIKVIHIKEEILDENGRIDQHKIDLVARLGGDWYCRVTKDNLFKVAKPLAKLGIGVDRLPQSVRFSKVLTGNDLGMLGNVEQIPTDEEIDLINTNPEVKEVLDATIGDSTNRERELHELAKKFLNNGDVDLALKVVLL
- a CDS encoding C40 family peptidase, translated to MKKIIIPILFFILSATAGKAQTILPAQYQDLVKKLVASLPKNATVTENNSSTNSTTLIDFAKSMLGIPYRYATSNPKVGFDCSGFVSYVFSNFGFKVPRSSREFSYAGKETSLENAKVGDVLIFTGSNSRIRRIGHVGIVYSIDENGIKFIHASSGKAHQVTITDLDGHYKARFMKIVSIL
- a CDS encoding YdeI family protein: MHTIVQVDQYIINSAAFAIPILDHLRSLVHKADARIEEKIKWGMPFFDYKGTVCHMASFKHHCAFGFWKGSLMQDEYGIFKEHSEAMGLLGKIKSFDDLPSDEILIAYIQRAIQLNEDNIKLPPKPKATEKKELVIPEYFMEALQEYPEALATFQNFSPSNKKDYVLWLEEAKTEATRIKRLETTLEWLAEGKTRMWKYKK
- a CDS encoding SDR family oxidoreductase: MNIIITGASSGIGFETALELSLHKENKIVAIARSADKLRKLLEIAKGINPDCTLLPVEFDIVNDDYAALIPFLKERLGTIDILINNAGALINKPFLETTEVDLGEMLQSNVISHFRMIQHILPLMQSGSHIVNIGSMGGFQGSVKFPGLSAYSASKAALHTLTECLAFELAETGIKINCLALGSAQTEMLEAAFPGYQSPVMAFEMGKYVADFAKTGHKFFNGKILPVAVTTP
- a CDS encoding DUF4870 domain-containing protein, with the protein product METNSPFKTVDSGKNAAVVSYIFLIGWLVSYFAMYKDNKTALSSYHLRQSLLLHLAIIVLNVAVTILIMIVPTAIFGYLSYAVYIAYIILIILGAISANNGEQKPLPLIGDKAQTMFPSI